Proteins encoded by one window of Vitis vinifera cultivar Pinot Noir 40024 chromosome 10, ASM3070453v1:
- the LOC100265360 gene encoding glucan endo-1,3-beta-glucosidase 5 isoform X1, with amino-acid sequence MILDLVFQAKMAQTHFTAAAFLVLVLISSSVLMAESGIGVNWGTLSLHKLSPSTVVDLFKQNKIEKVKLFDADPYCLNALRGSGIQVMVGIPNEMLSVFSSSTDACDLWVSQNLSRYMGKGGVDIRYVAVGNEPFLTSYSGQFQSYVVPALLNLQQSLAKANVANFVKLVVPCNADAYESSLPSQGAFRSELTQIMTQIVSFLNTNGSPFVVNIYPFLSLYGNSDFPQDYAFFGGTNHAVTDGANVYYNAFDGNFDTLVAALNKLGYGQMPIVIGEVGWPTDGAISANLTAAKAFNQGLINHVLSNKGTPLRPGVPPMDIYLFSLLDEEAKSILPGTFERHWGIFSFDGQAKYPLNLGLGNGLLKNARDVEYLPSRWCVANPSRDLSGVANHMKIACSNADCTTLNYGGSCNEIGAKGNISYAFNSYYQVKKQNSQSCDFDGLGIVTFLDPSVGDCRFLVGITDSSSSNVEASGGQVNFWILILWGFWIYIL; translated from the exons ATGATTCTTGATCTGGTCTTTCAGGCAAAAATGGCACAAACCCATTTCACAGCTGCTGCTTTTCTGGTTCTGGTACTCATTTCAAGCTCAGTTCTAATGGCAGAGTCAGGGATAGGAGTGAACTGGGGAACATTGTCATTGCACAAGCTGTCACCCTCCACGGTGGTGGATCTCTTCAAACAGAACAAGATAGAGAAGGTGAAGCTGTTTGATGCAGACCCATATTGCCTAAATGCTTTGAGGGGGAGTGGAATTCAGGTCATGGTTGGGATCCCAAATGAGATGTTGTCTGTTTTTAGTTCTTCTACTGATGCTTGTGATTTGTGGGTTAGTCAGAATCTATCCAGATATATGGGTAAAGGTGGTGTGGATATCAG GTATGTTGCAGTTGGAAACGAGCCCTTCCTCACTAGTTACTCAGGGCAATTCCAGTCCTATGTCGTCCCTGCTCTGCTCAATCTACAACAGTCCTTGGCCAAAGCAAATGTTGCAAACTTTGTAAAACTAGTGGTCCCTTGTAACGCTGATGCCTATGAGTCTTCTCTTCCTTCTCAAGGAGCCTTCCGATCTGAACTGACTCAAATTATGACTCAAATCGTTTCTTTCCTCAACACGAACGGTTCCCCATTTGTCGTCAATATCTACCCGTTTCTGAGCCTCTATGGGAACTCAGATTTCCCACAAGATTATGCATTCTTTGGGGGGACAAACCACGCTGTTACAGATGGGGCAAATGTTTACTACAATGCATTTGATGGAAATTTTGACACCTTAGTTGCTGCCCTCAATAAACTTGGGTATGGTCAGATGCCCATAGTAATCGGGGAGGTGGGTTGGCCTACTGATGGAGCCATCAGTGCAAACCTCACTGCTGCAAAGGCTTTCAACCAAggcctcataaaccatgtcctAAGTAACAAAGGAACCCCCCTCAGACCAGGTGTTCCCCCCATGGATATTTACCTTTTCAGTCTACTTGATGAAGAGGCAAAGAGCATACTTCCAGGGACCTTTGAGAGGCACTGGGGGATTTTCTCCTTCGACGGCCAGGCTAAGTATCCATTAAACCTTGGTTTAGGCAATGGGTTATTGAAGAATGCAAGGGATGTTGAGTATCTCCCATCTAGGTGGTGTGTGGCAAACCCATCCAGGGATCTGTCTGGAGTGGCAAACCATATGAAAATTGCTTGCAGCAATGCAGACTGTACAACACTCAATTACGGAGGATCATGCAATGAAATTGGGGCAAAGGGAAATATCTCGTATGCATTCAACAGCTACTATCAAGTAAAAAAGCAGAATTCACAGAGCTGTGACTTTGATGGGCTTGGGATTGTCACTTTCCTGGACCCTTCAGTTGGGGATTGTAGGTTTCTCGTTGGGATCACAGACAGTAGTTCTTCAAATGTTGAAGCATCTGGTGGACAGGtcaatttttggattttgattttatggGGCTTCTGGATTTATATACTGTGA
- the LOC100265360 gene encoding glucan endo-1,3-beta-glucosidase 5 isoform X2, with protein sequence MRCCLFLVLLLMLVICGLVRIYPDIWVKVVWISVGNEPFLTSYSGQFQSYVVPALLNLQQSLAKANVANFVKLVVPCNADAYESSLPSQGAFRSELTQIMTQIVSFLNTNGSPFVVNIYPFLSLYGNSDFPQDYAFFGGTNHAVTDGANVYYNAFDGNFDTLVAALNKLGYGQMPIVIGEVGWPTDGAISANLTAAKAFNQGLINHVLSNKGTPLRPGVPPMDIYLFSLLDEEAKSILPGTFERHWGIFSFDGQAKYPLNLGLGNGLLKNARDVEYLPSRWCVANPSRDLSGVANHMKIACSNADCTTLNYGGSCNEIGAKGNISYAFNSYYQVKKQNSQSCDFDGLGIVTFLDPSVGDCRFLVGITDSSSSNVEASGGQVNFWILILWGFWIYIL encoded by the exons ATGAGATGTTGTCTGTTTTTAGTTCTTCTACTGATGCTTGTGATTTGTGGGTTAGTCAGAATCTATCCAGATATATGGGTAAAGGTGGTGTGGATATCAG TTGGAAACGAGCCCTTCCTCACTAGTTACTCAGGGCAATTCCAGTCCTATGTCGTCCCTGCTCTGCTCAATCTACAACAGTCCTTGGCCAAAGCAAATGTTGCAAACTTTGTAAAACTAGTGGTCCCTTGTAACGCTGATGCCTATGAGTCTTCTCTTCCTTCTCAAGGAGCCTTCCGATCTGAACTGACTCAAATTATGACTCAAATCGTTTCTTTCCTCAACACGAACGGTTCCCCATTTGTCGTCAATATCTACCCGTTTCTGAGCCTCTATGGGAACTCAGATTTCCCACAAGATTATGCATTCTTTGGGGGGACAAACCACGCTGTTACAGATGGGGCAAATGTTTACTACAATGCATTTGATGGAAATTTTGACACCTTAGTTGCTGCCCTCAATAAACTTGGGTATGGTCAGATGCCCATAGTAATCGGGGAGGTGGGTTGGCCTACTGATGGAGCCATCAGTGCAAACCTCACTGCTGCAAAGGCTTTCAACCAAggcctcataaaccatgtcctAAGTAACAAAGGAACCCCCCTCAGACCAGGTGTTCCCCCCATGGATATTTACCTTTTCAGTCTACTTGATGAAGAGGCAAAGAGCATACTTCCAGGGACCTTTGAGAGGCACTGGGGGATTTTCTCCTTCGACGGCCAGGCTAAGTATCCATTAAACCTTGGTTTAGGCAATGGGTTATTGAAGAATGCAAGGGATGTTGAGTATCTCCCATCTAGGTGGTGTGTGGCAAACCCATCCAGGGATCTGTCTGGAGTGGCAAACCATATGAAAATTGCTTGCAGCAATGCAGACTGTACAACACTCAATTACGGAGGATCATGCAATGAAATTGGGGCAAAGGGAAATATCTCGTATGCATTCAACAGCTACTATCAAGTAAAAAAGCAGAATTCACAGAGCTGTGACTTTGATGGGCTTGGGATTGTCACTTTCCTGGACCCTTCAGTTGGGGATTGTAGGTTTCTCGTTGGGATCACAGACAGTAGTTCTTCAAATGTTGAAGCATCTGGTGGACAGGtcaatttttggattttgattttatggGGCTTCTGGATTTATATACTGTGA
- the LOC100255057 gene encoding E3 ubiquitin-protein ligase RGLG2 codes for MGIKQSRAQSYHHNTPYQYPPPPPSIPSSSPYHSYSARYVDPERSGLQARYSRIGDDYSSVEQVTEALYEAGLESSNLIVGIDFTKSNEWTGARSFNRKSLHHVGDSLNPYQQAISIIGRTLSAFDEDNLIPCYGFGDATTHDQEVFSFFPDDRPCNGFEEVLSRYKELVPQIRLAGPTSFAPIIETAIEIVDTSGGQYHVLVIIADGQVTRSVDTHYGQLSRQEQNTINAIVKASEYPLSIVLVGVGDGPWDVMQQFDDNIPSRAFDNFQFVNFTDITRRNTSISKKEADFALAALMEIPSQYKATLDLHLLGCRRGTPGRTPLPPPVKIHPIVNSYTPYQGSSNFEQSIAYRFAPSPAPTDNSSHNRNCPVCFFSTKDLAFGCGHQACYECGKELVNCPICRTHITTRIRLYD; via the exons ATGGGGATCAAACAGTCAAGGGCTCAGAGCTATCACCATAATACCCCATATCAATATCCCCCTCCCCCTCCATCAATTCCTAGTTCTTCACCCTACCATTCATATTCTGCAAGATACGTTGACCCTGAGAGAAGTGGCCTGCAGGCAAGGTACTCAAGAATTGGAGATGATTACAGCTCTGTAGAGCAG gtGACAGAAGCTCTGTACGAAGCTGGTTTGGAATCTTCCAACCTTATTGTGGGGATTGATTTTACCAAAAGCAATGAGTGGACAGGTGCTCGTTCCTTCAATCGAAAAAGCCTGCATCATGTGGGTGATTCTTTGAACCCATATCAGCAGGCTATATCAATTATTGGAAGGACTCTTTCAGCTTTTGATGAGGATAATCTCATTCCTTGTTATGGCTTTGGTGATG CAACCACACATGATCAAGAGGTTTTCAGCTTTTTCCCAGATGATAGGCCTTGCAATGGCTTTGAGGAAGTGCTTTCTCGTTACAAAGAACTAGTCCCACAAATTCGATTAGCCG GACCAACTTCTTTTGCTCCCATAATAGAAACTGCTATTGAAATTGTGGACACCAGTGGTGGTCAGTACCATGTTCTTGTGATTATTGCTGATGGGCAG GTGACAAGAAGTGTAGACACACACTATGGCCAGTTAAGCCGTCAGGAACAAAATACAATTAACGCCATTGTCAAAGCAAG CGAATACCCCCTGTCAATAGTTCTGGTTGGCGTTGGGGATGGGCCATGGGATGTGATGCAGCAGTTTGATGACAACATTCCTTCCAGGGCTTTTGACAATTTCCAG TTTGTGAATTTTACAGATATTACGAGGAGAAACACTTCTATATCCAAGAAAGAAGCTGATTTTGCTCTGGCAGCATTAATGGAGATACCATCACAGTACAAAGCAACATTAGACCTCCATCTCTTGGG ATGTAGAAGAGGAACTCCTGGGAGGACTCCTCTTCCTCCTCCTGTTAAAATCCACCCAATAGTAAACTCCTATACTCCATACCAGGGTTCAAGCAACTTTGAACAGAGCATTGCATATCGTTTTGCTCCTTCTCCTGCTCCCACAGACAATTCTTCGCATAACAGG AACTGTCCTGTATGTTTCTTTAGTACAAAAGATCTTGCATTTGGATGTGGGCATCAG GCTTGTTATGAATGTGGAAAGGAGTTGGTGAATTGCCCTATTTGTCGTACTCACATTACTACTAGAATAAGACTCTATGACTGA